In a single window of the Salvelinus namaycush isolate Seneca chromosome 6, SaNama_1.0, whole genome shotgun sequence genome:
- the LOC120049001 gene encoding neural cell adhesion molecule 1-like, producing MSGGPISCFSKQGILLLLLSNLHYDVGVPLIINKRVGDYVELLAGIENGHFQSLVWKYMGKDIAEFNSEVVYSPGSQFEGRLKMNTKNISLTVRELTLQDSGDFLLAGEGDKGQIDSKTITLKVHEPISKVAIQTDIKLLANRSCTVRLVCNVSCYPNLTFTWERDNEIYGDAQQIHFSLSPAERNISVKCNASNLVSWKTAFETLKCSNDTTTPGLAWYTIYIGEPVGGAVVLILIVAVAVCYCRGQSITGMYSLGASTIFKLTFLLVLEVFFS from the exons ATGTCTGGTGGTCCCATCTCCTGCTTCTCCAAACAGGGAATACTACTTCTCCTACTCTCCAACCTCCACTATG ATGTGGGTGTTCCTCTGATCATCAACAAGAGAGTGGGGGACTACGTGGAGCTGCTGGCAGGCATAGAGAATGGACATTTCCAATCCTTGGTGTGGAAGTATATGGGAAAGGATATTGCAGAATTCAACTCAGAAGTTGTATATTCACCTGGATCCCAGTTTGAGGGGAGACTAAAGATGAACACCAAAAACATCAGTTTAACAGTCAGAGAACTGACACTGCAAGACTCAGGGGATTTTCTACTTGCAGGCGAAGGGGACAAAGGTCAGATTGACAGTAAGACCATCACTCTGAAGGTCCACG AGCCTATATCCAAGGTGGCGATCCAGACAGACATCAAGCTATTGGCCAACCGCTCCTGTACGGTACGGCTGGTGTGCAACGTGTCCTGCTACCCCAACCTCACCTTCACCtgggagagagacaatgagatcTACGGGGACGCCCAGCAgattcacttctctctctcaccagcagAGAGAAACATCAGTGTAAAGTGCAACGCCTCCAACCTGGTCAGTTGGAAAACTGCCTTTGAGACTTTAAAGTGCAGTAATGACACAACCACACCAG GACTGGCGTGGTATACCATCTATATCGGAGAACCAGTGGGAGGCGCTGTGGTGCTGATTCTTATTGTAGCTGTGGCAGTGTGCTACTGCAGGGGCCAAAGTATCACGGGTATGTACAGCTTAGGGGCCTCCACTATATTTAAATTGACATTTCTGTTGGTCCTAGAGGTATTCTTCAGCTGA